A genomic region of Enterococcus sp. 12C11_DIV0727 contains the following coding sequences:
- a CDS encoding helix-turn-helix transcriptional regulator, whose protein sequence is MKKAERINDMILFLADKNSFNLKELMNRYTISKSTALRDVQSLEEIGLPIYSELGRYGKYQLLDTRIIAPGLFTEGEIYALYFALLTLKSYRSTPFNVEVTTLELKYNQVLPTKLQQELLLMNKIISLEQINHSNTSLFLKDIVKGILRETVFTIRYLKNQEQQSMTVQFIQLSSKFGQWYAKIWNMETKKIRVIRCDKIQELAETDAFEPRLLEELLKETATFYQKVPLRLFSIEVDEKGKDIFSKGHYPSMTIEPYQKNYLISGQYQANEEDFIMDYLLQFGQSVLQIEPLHLQKRILKRAIAIADYWQQL, encoded by the coding sequence ATGAAAAAAGCAGAACGCATTAATGATATGATCCTTTTTCTAGCGGATAAAAATAGTTTCAATTTAAAAGAATTAATGAATCGATATACTATTTCAAAAAGTACTGCATTACGAGATGTACAGTCCCTTGAAGAAATCGGATTGCCAATTTATTCAGAGCTTGGTAGATACGGAAAATATCAACTATTGGATACTCGAATCATTGCGCCGGGTCTATTCACGGAAGGTGAAATTTACGCCTTATATTTCGCCTTATTAACGCTAAAAAGTTATCGATCTACACCTTTTAACGTGGAAGTTACTACGCTTGAATTAAAATATAACCAGGTTCTTCCAACTAAACTGCAACAAGAACTTTTATTAATGAACAAAATCATCTCTCTTGAACAAATCAATCATAGTAACACTAGTTTGTTTTTAAAAGACATCGTTAAAGGTATCCTTCGCGAAACGGTTTTTACTATACGCTACCTGAAAAATCAAGAACAACAGTCGATGACAGTTCAATTTATCCAGCTTTCTTCTAAATTTGGCCAATGGTACGCTAAAATCTGGAACATGGAAACCAAAAAAATTCGAGTGATTCGCTGTGATAAAATCCAAGAGCTAGCTGAAACAGATGCTTTTGAACCAAGACTGCTAGAAGAGCTATTAAAAGAAACCGCAACTTTTTATCAAAAAGTTCCATTACGTTTATTTTCAATTGAAGTTGATGAAAAAGGTAAGGATATCTTTTCAAAGGGACATTATCCATCTATGACAATCGAACCCTACCAGAAAAATTATCTCATTAGTGGTCAGTACCAAGCGAATGAGGAAGACTTTATCATGGACTATTTGCTTCAGTTTGGTCAATCAGTTCTCCAGATCGAACCGCTCCACTTACAAAAGAGGATTTTAAAAAGAGCCATTGCTATCGCTGATTATTGGCAACAGCTGTAA
- a CDS encoding alpha/beta hydrolase, with amino-acid sequence MQYIFEEGQAQGKKLLLLHGTGGDETSLLEIAHYLDEGATVLSFRGTIQEAGMNRFFKRNGLNQFDLVSLEAESDRLLQMILSVSEEKKISVEDWTIVGYSNGANIAAHMLLERHFAIKQAILFHPMSLGVDTQKFSLSEKKLWLSISENDPIISAEAFDQLIQQLEKRQANLTITSTSTGHQLTMDEINQAKKWLSEH; translated from the coding sequence ATGCAGTACATATTTGAAGAAGGTCAAGCGCAAGGGAAAAAGTTATTATTGCTTCATGGAACCGGTGGCGATGAAACGTCATTACTAGAGATTGCTCATTACTTAGATGAAGGAGCAACCGTGCTGTCTTTTCGTGGAACAATTCAAGAAGCTGGAATGAATCGTTTTTTCAAACGGAATGGTTTAAATCAATTTGACTTAGTTAGTCTGGAAGCTGAAAGTGATCGACTGCTGCAAATGATCCTATCTGTCAGTGAAGAAAAAAAGATATCAGTAGAAGATTGGACCATTGTTGGCTATTCAAATGGCGCCAACATCGCAGCTCACATGCTTTTAGAACGTCATTTTGCGATTAAGCAAGCCATTTTGTTTCACCCAATGTCTTTAGGTGTAGATACACAAAAATTCTCACTCTCTGAAAAGAAACTGTGGCTATCGATCAGTGAAAACGATCCGATCATTTCGGCAGAAGCGTTTGATCAGTTAATTCAACAGCTAGAAAAACGTCAGGCAAACCTCACGATTACGTCAACAAGTACAGGGCATCAACTAACAATGGATGAAATCAATCAGGCTAAAAAATGGTTGAGTGAACATTAA
- a CDS encoding YtxH domain-containing protein, translating to MADLNGRFDDAKDKVEGTAKEVQGKVTDDKGKELEGKAQSAFGDVKDKARDAGDDIKEGAEKLGDKIKEGFEDIKEKFHKHDDK from the coding sequence ATGGCAGATTTAAATGGACGCTTTGATGATGCAAAAGACAAAGTTGAAGGAACAGCAAAAGAAGTTCAAGGTAAAGTAACAGATGATAAAGGCAAAGAACTTGAGGGCAAAGCGCAATCAGCTTTTGGCGATGTTAAGGACAAAGCTCGTGATGCCGGTGATGATATCAAAGAAGGCGCTGAAAAATTAGGCGACAAAATCAAAGAAGGCTTTGAAGATATCAAAGAAAAATTCCATAAACATGATGATAAATAA
- the spxB gene encoding pyruvate oxidase, producing the protein MTETINAAVAMIKVLESWDIDHIYGIPGGSFNSTMDALYQEKEKINYIQVRHEEVGALAAATDAKLTGKIGVAFGSAGPGATHLINGLYDAQMDHVPVLALLGQVATSSMNYNSFQELNENPMFADVSVYNRTVMTPESLPHVIDEAIKAAYKNNGVAVVTLPVDFGTKEIPVQDISTAKNHRTGLVMPHYTDLKKAVSLIEVAEKPVLYIGQGTRNGWPEIQAFSEHFSMPVVSAVLGKGIVPDAYENFLGFAARVATKPANEALAETDLIVFAGSDFPFAAYFFNPNAKFIQIDIDSTKFGRRHKTDVAILGDAKEALKRMVELGESRPADRWLKANQKNKVNWVSWLRSFNDNADQPLRVEPVFKEIRRIADKEAIFVTDVGNTTIHAIRLLEMNGKQKFTTSGWFATMGNGVPGGIAAQLSYPDRQVFTLSGDGAFAMVMQDIITQVKYKLPIINVVFSNDSFGFIEAEQEDSEQKKFGVYLEGADFGKVAEALGAQGFTITEYSQLEPAFEAAKKSLRPVVIDVKIRNTRPLPVEELVLDPEKFSENEINAFKEKYEVHDMPVLKQLLKN; encoded by the coding sequence ATGACAGAAACAATCAACGCTGCTGTTGCAATGATCAAAGTCTTAGAAAGTTGGGATATCGACCATATATATGGAATTCCAGGTGGCTCCTTCAATTCCACCATGGATGCCTTATACCAAGAAAAGGAAAAAATCAACTATATTCAAGTTCGCCATGAAGAGGTCGGTGCACTAGCGGCCGCAACTGATGCTAAACTGACAGGAAAAATCGGTGTGGCTTTTGGTTCTGCTGGTCCTGGTGCAACTCATTTGATCAATGGATTATATGATGCTCAAATGGACCACGTTCCTGTTTTAGCACTTTTAGGCCAAGTAGCTACAAGTTCTATGAATTACAATTCCTTCCAAGAATTAAACGAAAACCCAATGTTTGCTGATGTTAGTGTTTATAATCGAACTGTTATGACCCCAGAAAGTTTACCGCATGTTATTGATGAAGCAATCAAAGCGGCTTATAAAAACAATGGTGTTGCAGTGGTCACGCTCCCTGTTGATTTTGGGACAAAAGAGATCCCTGTTCAAGACATTTCAACTGCTAAGAATCATCGAACTGGTTTAGTCATGCCACATTACACCGATCTAAAAAAAGCCGTCTCATTGATTGAAGTTGCGGAAAAGCCAGTTCTTTATATTGGACAAGGAACCCGTAACGGTTGGCCTGAAATCCAAGCCTTTTCTGAACATTTTTCAATGCCGGTTGTCTCCGCTGTTTTAGGTAAAGGAATCGTTCCTGATGCATATGAAAATTTTCTTGGCTTTGCTGCTCGTGTTGCAACTAAACCCGCTAATGAAGCCTTAGCTGAAACGGATTTGATCGTATTTGCAGGTAGTGACTTTCCTTTTGCTGCTTATTTCTTCAATCCTAATGCTAAATTCATCCAAATCGATATCGATTCGACTAAATTCGGTCGTCGGCATAAGACAGATGTTGCCATTTTAGGTGATGCTAAAGAAGCCTTAAAACGAATGGTCGAACTAGGTGAATCCCGTCCAGCCGATCGTTGGTTAAAAGCCAATCAAAAAAATAAGGTGAATTGGGTCTCTTGGTTAAGAAGCTTTAATGACAACGCAGATCAGCCACTTCGAGTGGAGCCTGTGTTTAAAGAAATCCGGCGAATTGCTGACAAGGAGGCAATTTTTGTTACAGATGTCGGCAATACTACAATCCATGCGATTCGGCTTTTAGAGATGAACGGAAAACAAAAATTCACAACTTCTGGTTGGTTCGCTACAATGGGCAACGGTGTGCCTGGAGGAATTGCCGCTCAGCTTAGCTATCCTGATCGTCAAGTCTTCACCTTAAGTGGCGATGGGGCTTTTGCCATGGTCATGCAGGATATCATCACCCAAGTAAAATACAAATTACCAATCATCAACGTAGTCTTTTCAAATGACTCCTTTGGCTTTATTGAAGCAGAGCAAGAAGACAGTGAACAAAAGAAATTCGGAGTCTATTTAGAAGGAGCCGATTTTGGCAAAGTTGCTGAAGCACTTGGGGCTCAGGGCTTTACTATTACTGAATACAGCCAATTGGAACCAGCTTTTGAAGCTGCTAAAAAAAGCCTGCGCCCAGTTGTGATCGATGTAAAAATTAGAAATACTCGTCCTTTACCTGTCGAAGAATTAGTGTTAGATCCTGAAAAATTTAGTGAGAATGAAATCAATGCGTTTAAAGAAAAATACGAGGTTCATGATATGCCCGTTTTGAAACAACTATTGAAAAACTAA
- a CDS encoding ZIP family metal transporter, giving the protein MTSWLLSLEAWQQALVGTGFTYFMTALGAGLVFFFKEIKKDILNMMLGFAAGVMIAASFWSLLDPAIKQAEENGSIAWLVVSFGFGLGGLFLYIADKTLPHMHFGPNHEKEGLPSHLKRTILLVFSITLHNIPEGLAVGVAFGAANSADDPKKAVLAAISVALGIGIQNFPEGAAVSIPLRQENLSRKKAFLYGQASGIVEPIAGIIGAVLVTKVTLLLPYALAFAAGAMIYVVVEELIPEAQQTVTSERHFAVFGLMLGFIIMMILDVALG; this is encoded by the coding sequence ATAACGAGTTGGCTGTTATCTTTAGAAGCTTGGCAGCAGGCATTAGTGGGGACAGGTTTTACTTATTTTATGACAGCTTTGGGCGCTGGGTTAGTTTTTTTCTTTAAAGAGATCAAAAAAGATATTCTTAATATGATGTTAGGCTTCGCGGCCGGTGTGATGATTGCGGCTAGTTTTTGGTCACTATTAGATCCTGCAATCAAACAAGCAGAAGAAAATGGCAGTATTGCATGGCTAGTTGTTAGTTTTGGATTTGGCTTAGGTGGTTTATTTTTATACATTGCAGATAAAACGTTACCTCATATGCATTTTGGTCCAAACCATGAGAAAGAAGGTCTGCCTAGTCATTTAAAACGGACGATTTTATTAGTATTCTCTATTACATTGCATAATATTCCAGAAGGGTTAGCTGTTGGGGTGGCTTTTGGTGCTGCAAATTCAGCTGATGACCCAAAAAAAGCGGTACTTGCGGCCATCTCTGTGGCGTTGGGAATCGGTATTCAAAACTTTCCTGAAGGTGCAGCTGTTTCGATTCCATTAAGACAAGAAAATTTAAGCCGGAAAAAAGCATTTCTTTATGGACAAGCTTCAGGTATTGTCGAGCCGATTGCAGGAATTATCGGTGCGGTTTTAGTGACCAAAGTGACATTATTGTTGCCGTATGCTTTGGCATTTGCCGCAGGTGCAATGATTTACGTAGTCGTTGAAGAATTGATCCCAGAGGCGCAACAGACTGTGACTAGTGAGCGGCACTTTGCTGTTTTTGGTTTGATGCTGGGCTTTATTATTATGATGATTTTAGATGTAGCTTTAGGCTAA
- a CDS encoding S-ribosylhomocysteine lyase, with protein MARVESFELDHNTVKAPYVRLAGTEKNGEALIEKYDLRFLQPNEDELPTAAVHTLEHLLAVNLRDHLEDIIDISPMGCRTGFYMIMWNQHSPKEIRDALVKVLNFIAETDFVPAVSAKECGNYKDHSLFSAQEYAKIVLEKGISLDPFERIL; from the coding sequence ATGGCACGTGTTGAAAGTTTTGAATTAGATCATAACACCGTTAAAGCGCCTTATGTTCGTTTAGCGGGTACTGAAAAAAATGGTGAGGCTTTGATCGAAAAATACGATCTACGTTTCTTACAACCAAATGAAGATGAATTACCAACAGCTGCAGTTCATACCTTAGAGCATTTATTAGCAGTGAACTTACGTGATCACTTAGAAGACATCATCGATATCTCACCTATGGGTTGTCGTACTGGTTTTTATATGATCATGTGGAACCAACATTCGCCAAAAGAAATCCGCGATGCTTTGGTAAAAGTATTGAACTTTATCGCTGAGACAGATTTCGTTCCAGCAGTATCAGCAAAAGAATGTGGCAACTATAAAGACCATTCTTTATTTTCTGCACAAGAATATGCGAAGATTGTTTTGGAAAAAGGGATTAGTTTAGATCCCTTTGAACGAATCTTGTAA
- a CDS encoding alpha-keto acid decarboxylase family protein codes for MYTVADYLLDRLKELGIDEIFGVPGDYNLQFLDHITAREDLEWIGNANELNAAYMADGYARTKGISAFVTTFGVGELSAVNGLAGSFAENVPVIEIVGSPTTAIQANKKLVHHTLGDGDFLRFEKMHEEVTAGIAHLTADNALTEIDRVLLIAITEKRPVYINLPINIATITVSKPQSKLNSQPEQLTVVEAAILAKVEQALQQAQRPVIIAGHEILSYHIEQQLDAFIQKFNLPITTLPLGKSAFNEDDAHYLGTYTGSTTDEPLRSRVDTADLVLLLGAKLTDSATSGFSFGFTDQQIISIGSTEVLFYGDQQEKVQLDHFVSALATLSFSRFTGEIIPVKRTENLAIADENLSQKQFWKMVEEFLISGDTIIGEQGTSFFGLTNVPLKKAVHFISQPLWGSIGYTFPSALGSQLANKASRHLLFIGDGSLQLTVQELGTAIREKLAPIVFVINNNGYTVEREIHGATEQYNDIPMWDYQKLPFVFGGTEQTVATYKVSTEIELDEVMKTARNDTERMQWIEVVMDQEDAPELLKKLGKIFAKQNA; via the coding sequence ATTTACACTGTAGCGGATTATTTATTAGACCGTTTAAAAGAATTAGGCATCGATGAAATATTCGGTGTCCCTGGCGATTATAACTTACAATTTTTAGACCATATCACTGCCAGAGAAGATCTTGAATGGATCGGAAATGCGAACGAATTAAATGCCGCATATATGGCTGATGGTTACGCCCGTACTAAAGGAATTTCAGCATTTGTGACAACTTTTGGTGTTGGAGAATTAAGTGCTGTCAATGGTTTAGCGGGCAGCTTTGCGGAAAATGTACCTGTTATCGAAATTGTCGGCTCACCTACAACAGCTATTCAAGCAAATAAAAAACTTGTTCATCATACTTTAGGAGATGGTGATTTTCTCCGTTTTGAAAAAATGCATGAAGAAGTAACCGCAGGCATCGCTCACTTAACAGCAGACAATGCCTTAACTGAGATCGATCGCGTTTTACTGATTGCGATAACCGAAAAACGGCCAGTTTATATTAATTTGCCAATCAATATTGCTACAATCACAGTCAGCAAACCTCAAAGTAAGTTAAACTCGCAACCAGAACAATTAACCGTTGTTGAAGCCGCCATTCTAGCCAAAGTGGAACAGGCCTTACAACAAGCTCAACGGCCGGTTATCATTGCAGGGCATGAGATTTTAAGCTACCATATAGAGCAGCAATTAGATGCCTTTATTCAAAAATTTAACCTACCGATTACGACGCTACCACTGGGAAAAAGTGCTTTTAATGAAGATGATGCCCATTATTTAGGCACATACACTGGTTCAACAACAGACGAACCCCTTAGAAGCCGTGTTGACACAGCTGATTTAGTGTTACTTTTAGGAGCAAAATTGACTGATTCCGCAACTTCCGGCTTTAGTTTTGGCTTTACCGATCAGCAAATTATCTCAATTGGTAGTACCGAAGTCTTATTTTATGGGGATCAACAAGAAAAAGTCCAGCTAGATCATTTTGTTTCTGCCTTAGCCACACTCTCTTTCTCCAGATTTACAGGGGAAATAATTCCAGTAAAACGAACCGAAAACCTAGCCATAGCCGACGAAAACTTATCACAAAAACAGTTCTGGAAAATGGTGGAAGAGTTTTTGATCTCTGGTGATACGATCATTGGCGAGCAGGGAACTTCTTTCTTCGGTTTAACAAATGTGCCGCTAAAAAAAGCCGTACATTTCATTAGCCAACCTCTATGGGGCTCGATTGGCTATACCTTTCCCTCTGCTTTAGGGAGTCAACTTGCAAATAAAGCCAGTCGCCATCTATTATTTATCGGCGACGGTTCATTGCAATTAACCGTTCAAGAACTAGGAACTGCTATCAGAGAAAAACTTGCACCGATCGTTTTTGTAATCAACAACAACGGCTATACAGTTGAACGGGAAATCCATGGTGCCACAGAACAGTACAATGATATTCCAATGTGGGATTATCAAAAACTACCTTTCGTCTTTGGCGGAACCGAACAAACTGTTGCAACGTACAAAGTTTCCACTGAAATTGAACTTGATGAGGTCATGAAGACCGCAAGAAACGATACAGAAAGAATGCAATGGATCGAAGTAGTGATGGATCAAGAGGATGCACCTGAGTTATTAAAAAAATTAGGAAAGATCTTTGCCAAACAAAATGCTTAA
- a CDS encoding aspartate-semialdehyde dehydrogenase, which yields MKKMYNVAVVGATGAVGTKMIEMLEESSLPLNQVKLLASKRSAGKEVTFKGETLVIEELVPESFTGVDLALFSAGGSISKQYAPEAVKRGAVVVDNTSHYRMDPEVPLVVPEVNPQALKRHKGIIANPNCSTIQMMVALEPIRQAYGLDRLIVSTYQAVSGAGINAMEELKSQALAYIDGTPAEQLKAEILPSGGDKKHYPIAFNALPQIDVFAEADYTYEEWKMINETKKIMEDDSIKVVATCVRIPVLSGHSESIYIEVKEAGSDVSKIKELIANAPGAVLQDDPSQQLYPQALTSIDRKETFVGRIRQDIDIDKGYHMWVVSDNLLKGAAWNSVQIAETLHEMDLVRV from the coding sequence ATGAAAAAAATGTATAATGTTGCCGTGGTAGGCGCAACTGGTGCAGTAGGCACTAAAATGATCGAAATGTTGGAAGAAAGCTCATTACCATTGAATCAGGTGAAACTTTTAGCTTCAAAACGTTCAGCGGGAAAAGAAGTAACGTTTAAGGGCGAGACCCTTGTAATCGAAGAGTTAGTACCTGAATCATTTACGGGTGTGGATCTTGCTTTATTTAGTGCCGGTGGCAGTATTTCAAAACAGTATGCGCCAGAAGCTGTTAAACGGGGAGCAGTTGTTGTCGACAACACAAGTCATTACAGAATGGATCCGGAAGTTCCTTTAGTGGTACCAGAGGTTAATCCACAAGCGCTAAAGCGTCATAAAGGAATTATCGCTAATCCAAATTGCTCAACGATCCAGATGATGGTGGCGCTTGAACCAATTCGTCAAGCCTATGGATTGGATCGTTTGATTGTTTCAACTTACCAAGCTGTTAGTGGAGCAGGGATCAATGCAATGGAAGAGCTAAAATCACAAGCGTTAGCCTATATCGATGGAACACCAGCTGAACAGCTAAAGGCTGAGATATTACCTAGCGGTGGTGACAAGAAGCACTATCCGATCGCATTCAATGCGTTACCTCAGATCGATGTTTTTGCAGAGGCTGATTACACGTATGAAGAGTGGAAAATGATCAATGAAACGAAAAAAATCATGGAAGACGATAGTATTAAGGTCGTTGCGACATGCGTGCGGATTCCTGTTTTATCAGGTCATTCTGAATCAATCTATATTGAAGTCAAAGAAGCTGGCTCTGATGTGAGCAAAATCAAAGAATTGATTGCCAATGCGCCAGGGGCTGTTTTACAAGATGATCCAAGTCAACAGCTCTATCCACAAGCCTTAACAAGTATCGATCGTAAAGAAACCTTTGTAGGTCGAATTCGTCAAGATATTGATATCGATAAGGGCTATCATATGTGGGTCGTTTCAGATAACTTGTTAAAAGGTGCGGCTTGGAATTCAGTTCAAATTGCTGAGACTTTGCATGAGATGGATTTGGTTAGAGTGTAG
- the dapA gene encoding 4-hydroxy-tetrahydrodipicolinate synthase, translating into MNLENATIITAMVTPFDESGAIDFAKLPQLVDHLLDHHTEGIILAGTTGESPTLTHDEEIELFNEVIRLVDGRVPIICGVGTNDTRDSVEFVQEISAIRGIDAGLAVVPYYNKPNQEGLYQHFKAIAEASDLPIILYNVPGRTVASLDVATTLRLAELDNIIAIKECFGLDALTELVEKAPKDFLVYTGEDSLAFSIKAIGGQGVISVASHVFGTEMYDMFQALDHGEIKKAASIQRQLLPKMNALFSVPSPAPVKAVLNQMGISVGDLRLPLVPCTSEEKAKILSILDL; encoded by the coding sequence ATGAATTTAGAAAATGCAACGATAATTACAGCAATGGTCACCCCTTTTGATGAAAGTGGCGCAATTGATTTTGCTAAGCTGCCTCAATTAGTAGACCATTTGCTTGATCATCATACAGAAGGAATTATTTTAGCTGGTACGACCGGAGAGTCACCAACGTTAACGCATGATGAAGAGATTGAGTTATTCAATGAAGTGATTCGTTTGGTTGATGGACGAGTACCGATCATCTGTGGTGTGGGAACCAATGATACTCGGGATTCTGTTGAATTTGTGCAGGAAATCTCTGCGATTAGAGGAATCGATGCTGGTTTGGCGGTTGTTCCTTACTATAACAAACCGAATCAAGAAGGGTTGTATCAGCATTTTAAAGCGATTGCTGAAGCAAGTGATTTGCCAATCATATTGTATAACGTTCCAGGAAGAACAGTTGCAAGTCTTGATGTAGCGACAACTTTACGTTTAGCTGAATTGGATAATATCATTGCAATCAAAGAATGTTTTGGTTTAGATGCGTTAACTGAGTTGGTAGAAAAGGCGCCAAAAGACTTTTTAGTGTATACTGGAGAAGACTCCTTAGCTTTTTCAATAAAAGCAATAGGCGGACAAGGGGTAATTTCAGTAGCTAGCCATGTATTTGGTACTGAAATGTACGATATGTTCCAGGCGCTAGATCACGGAGAAATCAAAAAGGCTGCAAGCATTCAGCGTCAGTTACTACCTAAAATGAATGCCTTGTTCTCAGTACCATCTCCAGCACCTGTAAAAGCAGTGTTAAACCAAATGGGCATTTCCGTTGGCGATTTACGTTTACCTCTTGTACCATGTACTTCTGAAGAAAAGGCGAAAATTTTAAGCATACTGGATCTTTGA
- a CDS encoding ribonuclease J, which translates to MSTIKIVPLGGVRENGKNMYIAEVEDEIFVLDCGLKYPENELLGIDVVIPDFTYLVENIDRVAGIFLTHGHADAIGALPYLLSKVHVPVFGTALTIELAKLNVGDHADSKDFNDFHVVDAHTEIDFEHATISFFRTTHTIPDSIGINLKTKEGNIVYTGDFKFDQSAIPMYETDFGRLAEIGREGVLALLSDSSNAENPAQVVSELQIADEVFDTIRYWEGRIIVACVASNLQRVQQVLDAAHRSNRKIVLTGQDFQRIINTAIKLDKLKLPSEDLIINVKDMKKYQADQLVILETGTMGEPIKSLQKMANGTHRVIKIKEGDLVYITTTPTTAMETAVAKTEDIVYRAGGVVKQISDNMRVSGHASPNDLQLMLNLMKPKYFVPIQGEYRQLAAHADLAHELGIPYKNIFITGRGDILEYSKQKMNVAGSTTADNIMIDGIGVGDIGNIVLRDRRILSEDGIFVAVVTINRREKRIVSPAKITSRGFVYVKTSKDLMKESSSIVTEIVEKHLESSDFEWSKLKQDIREQLSRYLFEQTKRRPVILPVIMEATQRKGRKAAN; encoded by the coding sequence GTGAGTACAATAAAAATCGTTCCATTAGGCGGCGTTCGTGAAAATGGTAAAAATATGTACATCGCAGAAGTGGAAGATGAAATTTTTGTACTGGATTGTGGATTAAAATATCCAGAAAATGAGCTATTAGGGATTGATGTGGTAATTCCCGATTTTACGTATTTGGTGGAAAATATTGACCGTGTTGCAGGTATTTTCTTAACACATGGTCATGCCGATGCAATCGGAGCATTACCGTATCTTTTATCGAAAGTTCATGTACCAGTATTTGGTACGGCATTAACGATCGAGTTAGCAAAATTAAACGTAGGAGATCATGCAGATTCAAAAGATTTCAATGATTTCCACGTAGTCGATGCCCATACAGAAATCGACTTTGAACATGCTACGATCAGTTTTTTCCGCACAACACACACGATTCCGGATTCAATCGGAATCAATTTAAAGACCAAAGAAGGCAATATTGTTTATACAGGGGATTTCAAGTTTGATCAAAGTGCGATCCCAATGTATGAAACGGATTTTGGTCGTCTGGCAGAGATTGGCAGAGAAGGGGTTTTAGCATTACTAAGTGACTCATCTAATGCTGAAAATCCGGCTCAAGTAGTTTCTGAATTACAGATTGCAGACGAAGTTTTTGATACGATTCGTTACTGGGAAGGCCGCATTATTGTGGCTTGTGTAGCAAGCAATCTTCAACGTGTGCAACAAGTTTTAGATGCCGCACATCGTTCTAATCGTAAAATTGTTTTAACAGGTCAAGACTTCCAACGTATTATTAATACAGCAATCAAATTGGATAAACTAAAATTACCAAGTGAAGATTTGATTATTAATGTAAAAGATATGAAAAAATATCAAGCAGATCAGCTGGTGATTTTAGAAACTGGAACAATGGGTGAACCAATCAAGTCACTACAAAAAATGGCAAATGGAACACATCGTGTGATCAAAATCAAAGAAGGCGATTTGGTATACATTACAACAACGCCGACCACTGCGATGGAAACAGCTGTTGCTAAAACAGAAGACATCGTTTACCGCGCAGGTGGTGTAGTTAAACAGATTTCTGATAATATGCGTGTTTCAGGTCATGCAAGTCCCAATGACTTACAGCTGATGTTGAATTTGATGAAACCTAAATATTTTGTGCCGATTCAAGGTGAGTATCGTCAATTAGCTGCTCACGCTGATCTAGCCCATGAGCTAGGTATTCCATACAAAAACATTTTTATTACTGGACGAGGAGATATTCTTGAATACAGTAAACAAAAAATGAATGTTGCTGGGAGTACAACGGCTGATAATATCATGATCGATGGTATTGGTGTGGGGGATATAGGAAATATTGTCCTTCGTGATCGTAGAATCCTATCTGAAGATGGTATTTTTGTAGCAGTCGTTACGATCAATCGTCGTGAAAAACGCATTGTTTCACCTGCTAAAATCACTTCAAGAGGCTTTGTTTATGTTAAAACAAGCAAGGACTTGATGAAAGAAAGTAGTAGTATCGTGACAGAGATCGTTGAAAAACATCTTGAAAGTAGCGATTTTGAATGGAGCAAATTAAAACAAGATATCCGCGAGCAATTGAGCCGTTACTTGTTTGAACAAACAAAACGCCGCCCTGTGATCCTTCCAGTTATTATGGAAGCAACACAACGCAAAGGACGTAAAGCAGCAAATTAA